From a single Rutidosis leptorrhynchoides isolate AG116_Rl617_1_P2 chromosome 5, CSIRO_AGI_Rlap_v1, whole genome shotgun sequence genomic region:
- the LOC139850561 gene encoding uncharacterized protein, whose product MTSSAPAPPSPQRHRSGADHSSSGKDDRPRFFDHMTKKLCWSKAEIVPGRHPERWRKDAAGNIVCKRFCNCQGCLCFEYDHIIPFSKGGESVVDNCQILQTRVNRFKSDKDQIDKTILHGYSCDINFSDKELDIIEMAVYGDVIRPGNQCRCRSVAELLGKFKTKDNTAACKLP is encoded by the exons ATGACTTCCAGTGCTCCTGCTCCGCCATCGCCACAACGTCACCGTTCCGGCGCCGATCATTCCAGCAGCGGCAAGGACGATAGGCCACGATTTTTTGACCACATGACGAAGAAACTGTGCTGGTCCAAAGCTGAAATAGTCCCCGGACGACATCCAGAACGGTGGCGTAAAGATGCCGCCGGTAACATCGTCTGCAAACGCTTCTGCAATTGTCAAGGATGTCTTTGTTTTGAATACGATCACATCATCCCTTTCTCCAAAG GTGGTGAATCAGTAGTTGATAATTGTCAGATATTGCAAACCAGGGTGAACAGATTCAAATCGGACAAGGATCAAATCGATAAGACTATATTACACGGTTATTCGTGTGATATCAATTTCAGTG ATAAGGAGCTCGACATTATCGAAATGGCTGTATACGGTGATGTAATTCGGCCAGGGAATCAATGTCGTTGCAGAAGCGTTGCTGAATTGCTTGGGAAGTTCAAGACGAAAGACAATACAGCCGCCTGTAAGTTGCCCTGA
- the LOC139846945 gene encoding eukaryotic translation initiation factor 5A: protein MSDEEHQFESKADAGASKTYPQQAGTIRKGGHIVIKNRACKVVEVSTSKTGKHGHAKCHFVAIDIFNGKKLEDIVPSSHNCDVPHVNRTDYQLIDISEDGFVSLLTENGNTKDDLKLPTDDALLTQIKDGFGEGKDLVVSVMSAMGEEQICAIKDISGAK from the exons ATGTCGGACGAAGAGCATCAATTTGAATCAAAGGCCGATGCCGGTGCTTCAAAAACCTACCCTCAGCAAGCTGGTACTATCCGTAAAGGTGGTCACATCGTCATCAAAAATCGTGCTTGCAAG GTTGTAGAAGTATCTACCTCCAAGACCGGCAAGCATGGTCATGCTAAGTGTCATTTTGTTGCAATTGACATCTTTAATGGGAAAAAGCTTGAAGATATTGTTCCATCGTCCCATAACTGTGAT GTTCCTCATGTTAACCGTACTGATTACCAGCTTATTGATATCTCTGAGGATGGATTT GTGAGTTTGCTGACTGAAAATGGCAACACCAAAGATGACCTAAAGCTCCCAACTGATGATGCTCTCCTGACACAG ATTAAGGATGGATTTGGAGAGGGAAAGGACCTGGTCGTGAGTGTGATGTCTGCAATGGGGGAGGAGCAGATTTGTGCTATTAAGGACATCAGTGGCGCAAAATAG